The Desulfolucanica intricata genome has a segment encoding these proteins:
- a CDS encoding bifunctional 5,10-methylenetetrahydrofolate dehydrogenase/5,10-methenyltetrahydrofolate cyclohydrolase — MAATLIDGKKVAAGIREEVKAEVARLREQGIIPKLAVVLVGDDPASVVYARSKEKSCGNVGIDFELFTMPASTQEEEVLALIDRLNNDAAVHGIMIELPLPKHISKQTVLEAVSPLKDVDGVHPINRGYILSGSEGLFPATPESCIEIMLRSGIEIKGKHAVLVGRGETVGKPLVFMILGHNATVTICHSRTPDLGYHTRQADIVIAAVGKAKMITADMIKPGAVVVDAGINQLEDGICGDVDFENAKEVAGAITPVPGGVGSLTTVLIQRNVLKAIKLQQKNK, encoded by the coding sequence ATGGCAGCAACATTGATTGATGGTAAAAAAGTGGCAGCGGGTATTCGCGAAGAAGTTAAGGCGGAAGTAGCCCGGTTACGTGAACAAGGTATTATTCCTAAGCTAGCGGTTGTACTGGTTGGTGACGATCCTGCCTCAGTTGTATATGCTCGTTCAAAAGAAAAGTCTTGTGGTAATGTAGGTATTGATTTTGAATTATTCACTATGCCTGCTTCCACTCAAGAAGAAGAAGTATTGGCATTGATCGATCGTTTAAATAACGATGCAGCTGTTCATGGCATCATGATTGAGCTTCCTCTGCCAAAACATATTAGCAAACAAACAGTTCTGGAAGCCGTATCCCCGTTAAAAGATGTTGACGGAGTACATCCCATTAACAGAGGATATATTTTAAGCGGCAGTGAAGGTTTGTTTCCTGCAACCCCTGAAAGTTGTATTGAAATTATGCTGCGTAGCGGCATAGAAATTAAAGGTAAACACGCAGTATTAGTCGGCCGTGGAGAAACTGTAGGTAAGCCGCTGGTATTTATGATTCTTGGGCATAATGCAACTGTTACCATTTGTCACTCCAGGACTCCGGATTTGGGATATCACACCCGGCAGGCTGATATTGTAATTGCAGCTGTAGGTAAAGCAAAGATGATCACTGCTGATATGATTAAACCGGGCGCTGTAGTTGTAGATGCCGGAATTAATCAGCTTGAAGACGGTATTTGCGGAGACGTAGACTTTGAGAATGCAAAAGAAGTAGCCGGTGCAATTACCCCGGTTCCCGGCGGTGTAGGTAGTTTAACCACTGTACTGATTCAGAGAAATGTTTTAAAGGCTATTAAATTACAGCAAAAAAATAAATAA
- the xseA gene encoding exodeoxyribonuclease VII large subunit, producing MVQLISVRDLNAYIKDKLENDTILSNVWVKGEISNYKRAASGHLYFTLKDAGGAIKTVMFRSRARSLLFSPENGMSVIVVGYVSVYEQEGLYQLYANEIQPDGIGTLYIAFEQLKDKLGREGLFEQKFKKNIPAFPKCIGIVTSPVGAALRDMVKIIWQRWPGVELIIAPTAVQGSEAPHAVAFSIKELNKLDKIDVIIVGRGGGSLEELWAFNTEIVARSIFKSTIPIISAVGHETDYTIADMVADVRAATPSAAAEMVVPNRREILRYISLLTERLKRAIGEIFSRYHIRLNYCYQSRVFQRPIDTYCKVRQQELKNYTKQLYRNINQLKDCKQSQLAVLAGRLHSLSPLDTLSRGYSVCTKPGIGRVITDASEVEPGDYVNIILNKGKLYCVVNNKAT from the coding sequence ATTGTGCAATTAATATCCGTTCGAGATTTAAATGCTTACATCAAAGATAAACTTGAGAACGATACCATTTTATCCAACGTTTGGGTAAAAGGTGAAATTTCCAACTATAAAAGAGCAGCGTCCGGACACCTGTACTTTACTTTAAAAGATGCGGGTGGCGCAATAAAAACAGTAATGTTTCGTTCCCGGGCGCGCTCATTGCTGTTTTCCCCTGAAAACGGTATGTCTGTTATAGTTGTTGGCTATGTTTCAGTATATGAGCAGGAAGGCCTTTATCAATTATATGCAAATGAAATTCAGCCTGATGGAATAGGTACTTTATATATTGCCTTTGAACAGCTGAAAGACAAGTTGGGGCGTGAAGGTCTTTTTGAGCAAAAATTTAAAAAGAATATTCCGGCTTTTCCGAAATGTATCGGTATTGTAACTTCTCCGGTAGGTGCAGCCTTGCGTGATATGGTTAAAATTATTTGGCAGCGTTGGCCCGGTGTGGAATTGATAATAGCACCTACTGCAGTACAAGGTTCGGAAGCACCCCATGCAGTTGCCTTTTCGATCAAGGAATTAAATAAGCTGGATAAGATAGATGTTATTATTGTTGGCCGTGGTGGAGGCTCGCTGGAGGAACTATGGGCATTTAATACTGAAATAGTAGCAAGAAGTATATTTAAGTCTACGATTCCAATAATTTCAGCAGTAGGGCACGAAACTGATTATACTATAGCTGATATGGTGGCTGATGTTCGAGCTGCTACTCCTTCAGCTGCTGCTGAGATGGTTGTACCAAACAGGCGGGAAATTTTACGCTATATTTCTCTCTTGACAGAAAGACTTAAACGGGCTATAGGCGAGATTTTTTCCAGATACCATATACGCTTAAATTATTGTTATCAGTCACGAGTATTTCAGAGACCAATTGATACGTATTGTAAAGTTCGGCAGCAAGAGTTAAAAAATTATACTAAGCAATTGTACCGTAATATTAATCAGCTAAAGGATTGTAAGCAAAGTCAACTCGCTGTACTGGCCGGACGCTTACATAGTCTAAGCCCCCTGGATACCCTTTCCAGGGGTTATAGCGTATGTACGAAGCCTGGGATAGGAAGGGTGATTACGGATGCCTCGGAAGTAGAACCCGGGGATTACGTTAATATAATTTTAAATAAAGGTAAACTTTATTGTGTGGTAAATAATAAAGCTACCTAA
- the gltA gene encoding NADPH-dependent glutamate synthase, which translates to MTEEKKAKKVIIPNKHPMPAQDAVARAKNFDEVALGYDEETAVAEASRCLQCKKEPCRQGCPVEVYIPDFLKLVAERDFAGAIKKIKEKNALPAVCGRVCPQENQCEKYCTLGKKNEPVAIGRVERFCADWERAQGVQVPEIAAPTGKKVAIIGSGPGGLTCAADLAKLGHKVTIFEALHVAGGVLMYGIPQFRLPKEVVQAEIDNLRKMGVEIETNAVVGKFATVDELMNEEGFDAVYIGTGAGLPYFMNIPGENACGVYSANEFLTRTNLMKGYKFPEYDTPIKVGRKVAVLGGGNVAMDAARTALRLGAEESWIVYRRSKAELPARHEEVEHAEEEGVKFAFLTNPTRIISNEDGWVTGMECLKYELGEPDASGRRKPIPIEGSEFIMDVDTVVVAIGQGPNPLVPKTTEGLETNKRGNIVADPETGATSKPGVFAGGDVVTGAATVILAMGAGRVAAKSMHEYLMNK; encoded by the coding sequence ATGACTGAAGAAAAAAAAGCTAAAAAAGTAATTATCCCCAATAAGCATCCTATGCCGGCTCAAGATGCTGTTGCACGTGCTAAAAATTTTGATGAAGTTGCGCTTGGTTATGATGAAGAAACAGCAGTAGCCGAGGCCAGCCGTTGCTTACAGTGTAAAAAAGAGCCCTGCCGCCAGGGATGTCCTGTAGAAGTATATATTCCGGATTTTCTTAAGTTGGTAGCTGAACGGGATTTCGCAGGAGCTATTAAGAAAATTAAAGAGAAAAACGCATTACCGGCAGTTTGTGGTAGGGTTTGCCCACAGGAAAACCAGTGTGAAAAATATTGTACCTTAGGTAAGAAAAATGAACCTGTAGCTATTGGCCGGGTAGAAAGATTCTGTGCTGACTGGGAGCGGGCTCAAGGTGTACAGGTGCCGGAAATTGCTGCTCCTACAGGTAAAAAAGTGGCTATTATCGGTTCCGGCCCGGGTGGATTAACTTGTGCTGCCGACCTGGCTAAGCTTGGTCATAAAGTTACAATATTTGAGGCCTTACACGTAGCCGGGGGCGTTTTAATGTATGGTATTCCCCAATTCCGTCTGCCTAAAGAGGTAGTGCAGGCTGAAATTGACAACCTACGTAAAATGGGTGTAGAAATTGAAACTAATGCTGTAGTCGGAAAATTTGCTACAGTTGATGAGTTAATGAATGAAGAAGGTTTTGATGCTGTATATATAGGTACCGGAGCCGGATTACCTTACTTTATGAATATTCCCGGTGAGAATGCCTGCGGCGTTTATTCTGCTAACGAATTTTTAACAAGAACTAACTTGATGAAGGGCTATAAATTCCCTGAATATGATACCCCAATTAAAGTTGGTCGTAAGGTAGCTGTACTTGGTGGTGGAAACGTTGCCATGGATGCAGCCCGAACTGCTTTACGTTTGGGTGCAGAGGAATCCTGGATTGTTTACAGGCGATCCAAAGCCGAACTACCCGCTCGACACGAAGAAGTTGAACATGCCGAGGAAGAAGGAGTTAAATTCGCTTTTCTAACTAACCCCACCCGCATTATCAGTAATGAAGACGGTTGGGTAACCGGAATGGAATGTTTAAAATATGAATTAGGTGAGCCCGATGCTTCCGGAAGACGTAAGCCTATTCCTATCGAAGGTTCAGAGTTTATTATGGATGTAGATACCGTTGTAGTGGCTATCGGCCAAGGTCCAAACCCACTGGTGCCCAAAACAACCGAAGGGCTTGAAACAAATAAGCGTGGCAATATAGTAGCTGATCCCGAAACAGGTGCCACTTCTAAACCGGGCGTTTTTGCCGGTGGTGACGTTGTAACCGGTGCAGCCACCGTAATTCTTGCTATGGGGGCAGGTAGAGTAGCTGCTAAAAGTATGCATGAATATTTAATGAATAAATAG
- a CDS encoding sulfide/dihydroorotate dehydrogenase-like FAD/NAD-binding protein, whose product MYKILSKVTLAPTLHEYVIEAPRVSKRCQAGQFVILRIDEQGERIPLTIADFDREKGTITCVFQEVGKSTKQLGSLNAGDSLKDFVGPLGEPSHMGNFGTVVCVGGGVGVAPVHPIARALKENGNEVIGIMGARNKDLLFWEDKMKAACTELRVTTDDGSYVRKGFVTDVLSEVIAEKGKENIAMVIAIGPVPMMRAVSNLTKEYGIKTIVSLNSTMVDGTGMCGCCRVTVAGETKFACVDGPEFDAHAVDFDEMIRRSRIYKDEEKKALDKYTSNCSCSCGCGGGK is encoded by the coding sequence ATGTACAAAATATTATCTAAAGTAACACTTGCGCCCACATTACACGAATATGTCATTGAAGCACCCAGAGTATCAAAGAGGTGTCAAGCAGGACAATTCGTTATCTTGCGTATTGATGAACAGGGGGAACGTATCCCTCTTACAATTGCTGACTTTGATCGCGAAAAAGGTACTATTACCTGTGTATTTCAAGAAGTGGGTAAATCCACTAAGCAACTGGGGTCTCTTAATGCAGGTGATTCATTAAAAGATTTTGTTGGTCCACTTGGCGAGCCTTCACATATGGGTAACTTTGGTACAGTTGTCTGTGTTGGCGGTGGTGTTGGTGTAGCTCCTGTACACCCGATTGCTCGTGCATTAAAAGAAAACGGTAACGAAGTAATTGGTATTATGGGTGCCCGTAATAAAGATTTACTTTTCTGGGAAGATAAAATGAAAGCTGCCTGTACAGAGTTACGGGTTACTACTGATGACGGTTCTTATGTGCGTAAAGGTTTTGTAACTGATGTACTTTCTGAAGTTATTGCTGAAAAAGGTAAAGAAAATATCGCCATGGTTATTGCGATTGGCCCGGTTCCGATGATGAGGGCTGTTTCTAATTTAACTAAGGAATATGGTATTAAGACTATTGTTAGTTTAAACTCAACAATGGTTGACGGCACAGGAATGTGTGGGTGCTGCCGGGTTACCGTTGCCGGAGAAACTAAATTTGCCTGTGTTGACGGCCCGGAATTTGATGCTCATGCGGTTGACTTTGATGAAATGATTCGTAGATCTCGGATTTATAAAGATGAAGAGAAAAAAGCTTTGGATAAGTATACCTCAAACTGCAGCTGCAGTTGTGGTTGTGGAGGTGGAAAATAA
- the nusB gene encoding transcription antitermination factor NusB codes for MSRRLSRETAMQILFQVEVGKIEPNEAFQRTVTKSGFSNSMKDFTHHLVFGTLKNKEDIDKIISELSKGWRIDRIANIDKTIMRMALYEILFEEDIPLNVSVNEAIELAKVFGGEESGKFVNGILGKVVESPEVYKIKAREELEAAPMEL; via the coding sequence ATGAGCAGGAGGCTGAGCAGGGAAACTGCTATGCAGATTCTTTTTCAAGTAGAGGTTGGTAAGATTGAGCCTAATGAAGCATTTCAACGTACGGTAACAAAATCGGGTTTTTCTAACTCAATGAAGGATTTTACTCATCACTTGGTGTTCGGAACTTTAAAAAATAAGGAAGATATTGATAAAATTATCTCCGAATTGAGTAAGGGCTGGAGAATTGATCGTATAGCAAATATAGATAAAACTATAATGCGGATGGCTCTCTACGAAATTTTATTTGAAGAAGATATTCCTCTCAATGTCTCCGTAAACGAAGCTATAGAACTTGCTAAAGTATTTGGTGGGGAAGAGTCCGGAAAGTTTGTAAACGGTATTCTTGGCAAGGTTGTAGAAAGTCCTGAAGTATATAAAATAAAAGCAAGAGAAGAATTAGAAGCTGCCCCAATGGAATTGTAA
- a CDS encoding DUF2273 domain-containing protein, protein MDYSRLFQELWNNHKGKIIGVFLGLLFGWFSITYGLFKAIFVALCVGFGYYAGKKLDEQVDLPDFLSRIFRAR, encoded by the coding sequence TTGGACTACAGTCGTTTATTTCAGGAGTTGTGGAATAATCATAAAGGGAAAATAATCGGTGTGTTTTTAGGCCTATTGTTTGGATGGTTCTCTATAACATATGGACTTTTTAAAGCGATTTTTGTTGCATTATGTGTTGGATTTGGTTACTATGCAGGAAAGAAGTTGGACGAGCAGGTGGATCTACCTGATTTCTTATCTCGTATATTCCGTGCTCGTTGA
- the amaP gene encoding alkaline shock response membrane anchor protein AmaP has protein sequence MGPFDRTILSLYTFVLNLIIIIALLVLAGWRYPLNLMQEAIEIPAQKEILFTLLGLFGIGGMRLFWVSLRHRKKGKHAIINENSLGQVRISLQALVNLVEKIVLEEAGIRQVKPKVIEEPAGISININVVVTPDIKVPEITNILQQRVKEYVFNVTGITVNNIKVVVENFAVNKPRVE, from the coding sequence ATGGGACCCTTTGACCGAACTATACTTTCCTTGTATACGTTTGTTTTAAATTTAATCATTATTATAGCTTTATTGGTTTTGGCAGGTTGGCGGTATCCTTTAAATTTAATGCAGGAAGCAATTGAGATTCCTGCTCAAAAAGAAATACTGTTCACACTGTTAGGCCTTTTTGGCATAGGCGGTATGCGGTTGTTTTGGGTTAGTTTAAGACATCGTAAAAAAGGAAAGCATGCTATCATAAATGAAAATTCCCTGGGGCAAGTTCGCATTTCTTTACAAGCTCTGGTTAACTTAGTGGAGAAAATTGTCTTAGAAGAGGCCGGTATTCGTCAGGTTAAACCAAAAGTAATTGAAGAACCGGCCGGAATAAGTATAAATATCAACGTTGTGGTTACTCCGGATATTAAGGTGCCTGAGATAACAAATATCCTTCAGCAGCGGGTTAAAGAATATGTTTTTAATGTAACGGGTATTACTGTAAATAATATAAAAGTTGTAGTGGAAAACTTTGCGGTTAATAAACCCCGGGTAGAGTGA
- a CDS encoding Asp23/Gls24 family envelope stress response protein, with protein sequence MESSKNEVLAEQNRIGSITISENVVKVIAGIAASNVPGVAEMSSSIADVFGRRSSSRGIKVEIGEKQATVSLHIIVEFGVRIPDVAAEVQATVKNALEEMTGLAVIIVNVTVEGVSFGNEGHNT encoded by the coding sequence ATGGAATCAAGTAAAAATGAAGTATTAGCCGAACAAAACCGGATTGGTTCAATTACAATTTCTGAGAATGTAGTAAAAGTTATAGCCGGAATAGCAGCCAGTAATGTTCCCGGTGTGGCCGAGATGAGTAGTAGTATTGCAGATGTATTCGGTCGTAGGAGTTCATCTCGCGGCATAAAAGTGGAGATTGGCGAAAAGCAAGCTACAGTCAGCCTTCATATTATAGTAGAATTTGGCGTGCGTATACCGGATGTAGCTGCTGAAGTACAGGCCACAGTGAAAAATGCTCTTGAAGAAATGACGGGGTTGGCGGTTATTATTGTTAATGTAACTGTTGAAGGTGTTAGCTTTGGTAATGAAGGTCACAACACCTAA
- the accC gene encoding acetyl-CoA carboxylase biotin carboxylase subunit, which translates to MFKKILIANRGEIALRIIRACRELGIKTVAVYSEADRDSLPVRLADESYCIGAPQSNKSYLNHANIISAAGVSGADAIHPGYGFLAENASFAEMCESCGLTFIGPPIKAIEQMGNKSFARETMIKAGVPVVPGTESVITETDAALQLAEEMGYPVLIKASAGGGGRGMRVAHSKDDLVKSIQAAQSEAQAAFGCSDVYLEKYVEEPRHIEFQILGDKYGEIVYLGERDCSIQRRNQKVIEESPSTALTPELRKRMGEAAVLAARTVGYHNAGTVEFLLDRNNNFYFIEMNTRIQVEHPVTEMVTGIDLIKEQIRLAAGEPLGYTQEDICIRGWSIECRINAEDPRRNFMPSPGKITKYILPGGPGVRVDSFVYEGYTVLPYYDSMIGKLIVWGKDREEAISRMQRALDEFVIEGVYTTIPFQLQVLNNAFFRKGEIYTNFIQRRILT; encoded by the coding sequence ATGTTTAAAAAAATATTAATTGCAAACAGAGGAGAAATTGCTTTAAGAATCATTAGAGCTTGCCGTGAATTAGGTATTAAAACAGTTGCTGTTTATTCAGAAGCCGACCGGGACAGTCTTCCTGTGAGACTTGCTGATGAGTCTTATTGTATTGGAGCACCACAATCGAATAAAAGTTATTTGAATCATGCAAATATTATTAGTGCTGCCGGAGTATCCGGTGCTGATGCAATTCATCCTGGATACGGTTTTTTGGCGGAGAATGCCAGTTTTGCAGAGATGTGTGAGAGTTGTGGTCTTACTTTTATCGGCCCGCCAATAAAAGCAATTGAGCAGATGGGCAATAAATCATTTGCCCGGGAAACAATGATCAAGGCCGGTGTACCGGTGGTTCCCGGCACAGAAAGTGTTATTACGGAAACAGATGCAGCCCTTCAGCTCGCAGAAGAAATGGGATACCCGGTATTAATTAAAGCTTCCGCCGGTGGTGGAGGACGTGGAATGCGCGTGGCACATAGTAAAGATGATTTGGTTAAATCCATCCAAGCTGCACAGAGTGAAGCGCAAGCTGCTTTTGGCTGTTCTGATGTTTACCTCGAAAAATATGTAGAGGAACCTCGTCATATCGAGTTTCAAATCTTAGGTGATAAATATGGTGAAATAGTTTATTTAGGTGAACGAGATTGCTCCATTCAAAGGCGTAACCAAAAAGTTATTGAAGAATCTCCGTCTACGGCTTTAACACCTGAATTACGTAAGCGTATGGGTGAAGCTGCTGTATTGGCGGCCCGTACGGTAGGATATCATAATGCCGGAACGGTGGAATTTTTACTGGATCGTAATAATAATTTTTATTTCATCGAAATGAATACCCGTATCCAGGTGGAGCATCCGGTTACCGAGATGGTTACAGGGATCGATTTAATTAAAGAACAAATTAGATTAGCTGCCGGTGAGCCTCTGGGTTATACACAAGAAGATATTTGTATTCGCGGGTGGTCCATTGAATGTAGGATTAATGCTGAGGATCCTCGTCGTAACTTTATGCCCAGTCCCGGTAAAATTACAAAGTATATTTTGCCGGGTGGTCCCGGCGTTCGTGTAGATAGTTTTGTTTATGAAGGTTATACGGTTTTACCATATTATGATTCCATGATTGGTAAATTAATTGTATGGGGTAAGGATCGCGAAGAAGCTATAAGCCGAATGCAGAGGGCACTGGATGAGTTTGTTATTGAAGGGGTATATACGACCATTCCTTTCCAACTTCAGGTTTTAAACAATGCCTTTTTCCGTAAGGGTGAGATTTATACTAATTTTATACAACGTAGAATTCTCACCTAG
- the accB gene encoding acetyl-CoA carboxylase biotin carboxyl carrier protein, protein MAHTVKVTDTTLRDAHQSLWATRMKTEDMLPIAEKLDSIGYHSLEVWGGATFDVCIRYLNEDPWERLRELKKVCKKTPLQMLLRGQNLVGYGNYPDDVVEAFCHKAVENGVDIMRIFDALNDIRNLAMPIKASKAAGAHIQAVVCYTVSPVHTMEHYLETAEKLAEMGADSICIKDMAGLLAPYKAYELVKIIKEKLNLPVQVHCHYVGGLAVGSYLKAAEAGADVVDTASVPLAFGSSQPPVETVVRALKETPYDTGLSIKELFEVAHYFEELRKRLGFERGVTRINDMRVFEHQVPGGMISNLVTQLEEQKSLHRLSEVLDEIPRVRKELGYPPLVTPTSQIVGTQAVLNVLTGERYKLIPGEVRGYIQGTYGKPAAPIDEEVLKKALGDKELITCRPADLLEPKLDKLREEIKDLARSEEDVLTYALFPQVARRFFEYRLNPEKFESPEVQKSGPVTEVIPEPEKERKEEKPMKLQEIKELIELLSKSDIAELSVESDEVKIAIKKAGAVGSAAAAPDLLPAEEPKKEEPIRVENIDLSELVEVTSPMVGTFYRAPAPDAPPFVELGDKIEVGQTLCILEAMKLFNEIESEVAGEVVEICVENAQPVEYGQVLLRIRKK, encoded by the coding sequence ATGGCACATACAGTAAAGGTTACCGATACCACACTAAGGGATGCTCACCAGAGTCTTTGGGCCACTAGAATGAAGACGGAAGATATGCTGCCCATTGCGGAGAAGCTGGATTCTATTGGATATCATTCCTTAGAAGTTTGGGGTGGAGCTACCTTTGATGTGTGTATTAGATATTTAAATGAAGATCCCTGGGAGCGCCTGCGGGAGTTGAAAAAGGTATGTAAAAAGACTCCATTACAGATGCTGTTACGGGGACAAAACCTGGTAGGTTATGGAAATTATCCGGATGATGTGGTTGAAGCATTTTGTCATAAGGCCGTAGAAAACGGTGTTGACATTATGCGTATATTTGACGCCTTAAACGATATCCGTAACTTAGCAATGCCTATTAAGGCTTCTAAAGCAGCCGGGGCACACATTCAGGCTGTTGTTTGTTACACTGTAAGCCCCGTTCATACTATGGAGCATTACCTGGAAACAGCAGAAAAATTAGCCGAGATGGGCGCAGACTCTATTTGTATTAAAGATATGGCCGGTTTGTTAGCTCCTTATAAGGCTTATGAACTGGTTAAAATTATTAAGGAAAAGTTAAACCTTCCGGTTCAGGTCCACTGTCATTATGTAGGTGGTTTAGCTGTGGGTTCTTATTTGAAAGCTGCAGAAGCCGGAGCGGATGTAGTAGATACTGCCTCGGTACCACTGGCTTTTGGTTCATCACAACCGCCGGTAGAAACTGTAGTACGTGCACTCAAAGAAACCCCTTATGACACCGGTTTAAGTATAAAAGAGCTCTTCGAGGTGGCGCATTATTTTGAGGAATTGCGTAAACGTTTAGGGTTTGAACGCGGAGTTACCAGAATTAATGATATGCGGGTATTTGAACATCAGGTTCCCGGTGGTATGATTTCTAACTTAGTAACTCAGTTGGAAGAACAAAAATCTTTGCATCGTTTAAGTGAAGTGTTAGATGAAATTCCACGGGTAAGAAAAGAATTAGGTTATCCACCGCTTGTTACTCCTACCAGTCAGATTGTAGGAACCCAAGCAGTATTAAATGTTTTAACCGGAGAACGTTATAAGCTTATTCCCGGTGAGGTCAGAGGTTATATCCAGGGTACTTATGGCAAGCCTGCTGCACCGATTGATGAAGAGGTACTAAAAAAGGCATTGGGAGATAAAGAGTTAATTACATGCCGTCCGGCTGATTTACTTGAGCCCAAATTGGATAAACTTAGAGAAGAGATTAAAGATTTGGCTAGATCCGAGGAGGATGTGCTTACTTATGCATTATTCCCGCAGGTAGCCAGAAGATTTTTTGAGTATCGCTTAAATCCGGAAAAATTTGAATCACCGGAAGTTCAAAAATCCGGGCCGGTTACTGAGGTTATTCCTGAGCCGGAAAAGGAACGCAAGGAGGAAAAACCGATGAAATTGCAGGAAATTAAAGAGTTAATTGAGTTATTAAGTAAATCTGATATAGCTGAATTATCAGTGGAGAGTGATGAAGTTAAGATTGCTATTAAAAAAGCAGGGGCTGTTGGTTCAGCAGCTGCAGCACCAGATTTGCTGCCGGCTGAAGAACCAAAGAAGGAAGAACCGATTCGGGTTGAAAACATTGATCTAAGTGAACTTGTTGAAGTAACTTCTCCTATGGTAGGGACTTTCTATAGAGCCCCGGCTCCGGATGCTCCTCCTTTTGTTGAGCTGGGAGATAAAATAGAAGTCGGTCAAACGCTTTGCATTTTAGAAGCTATGAAATTGTTTAATGAAATAGAGTCCGAGGTAGCAGGAGAAGTTGTAGAGATTTGCGTAGAGAATGCACAGCCTGTAGAATACGGTCAGGTGTTATTAAGAATTAGAAAGAAATAA
- a CDS encoding SpoIIIAH-like family protein: MHIKSIVIRKRTLGLIALTILGLGLISVGLYGSEFKQWILQVSGIEYSDNMNIKVNNPEGLKIDVNESKKTEKEQTTAEFFVDYRLQRERMRGQQVELLREIINNPESSAETRQKAQNQLLIISQNINKEMEVENLIRAKGFKDSVVVIKEQSVTVIVQSPNLSSEEAARISDLVSRSTGVSLQNVVIIPKP, encoded by the coding sequence GTGCATATAAAATCTATAGTTATTAGAAAGCGCACACTGGGTTTAATTGCTCTAACAATACTGGGGTTAGGATTGATTAGTGTTGGATTGTATGGTAGTGAATTCAAACAATGGATACTGCAGGTGAGTGGAATTGAGTATAGCGATAATATGAATATAAAGGTAAATAATCCTGAAGGGTTAAAAATTGATGTGAATGAATCAAAGAAAACTGAAAAAGAGCAAACAACTGCTGAGTTTTTCGTGGATTACAGGCTGCAGCGGGAAAGAATGCGCGGTCAACAGGTCGAACTCTTACGGGAAATTATAAATAATCCGGAATCTTCCGCTGAGACTCGTCAGAAAGCACAAAATCAACTATTAATTATAAGCCAAAATATAAATAAAGAAATGGAAGTGGAAAATTTAATACGTGCAAAAGGTTTTAAAGACAGTGTTGTTGTAATTAAAGAACAGTCAGTTACGGTAATTGTTCAATCCCCCAACCTGTCATCTGAAGAGGCAGCCAGAATATCCGACTTAGTTTCTCGAAGTACCGGTGTGTCTTTACAAAATGTTGTCATTATTCCCAAACCTTAG
- the spoIIIAG gene encoding stage III sporulation protein AG, whose translation MNKLSEQIIGYFKKKKPDDGSVLKKAQTKKISMLLGIAAFGVLLMLVGSFGSDSKSEQESQANQLIKEQTSDSGLTESSGMTKTETELADKVRQLLSQIQGAGEVEVSVHLATSSQSQYAVNTVTGQKTTEEKDQGGGTRILTETTENGQLVLIRGDNGSEVPVVAKESAPEIAGVLVVAQGAGDPQIKARLFEATRVALGVEAHKIMVMPKKEGE comes from the coding sequence ATGAATAAGTTAAGTGAACAAATAATCGGCTATTTTAAGAAAAAAAAGCCGGATGATGGAAGTGTATTAAAAAAAGCACAAACTAAAAAAATTAGTATGCTTTTAGGAATTGCGGCCTTTGGTGTGCTTCTAATGCTGGTGGGAAGTTTTGGATCGGACTCAAAATCTGAACAGGAAAGTCAGGCAAATCAGTTGATTAAAGAACAGACTTCCGATTCAGGCTTGACTGAGTCTTCCGGTATGACAAAGACTGAGACTGAGCTAGCGGATAAGGTTCGTCAATTGTTATCACAAATTCAGGGTGCCGGAGAGGTTGAGGTATCAGTGCATTTAGCCACTTCAAGCCAATCTCAGTATGCGGTTAATACTGTAACCGGGCAAAAAACAACAGAAGAGAAAGATCAAGGCGGTGGAACCAGGATATTAACTGAAACTACCGAGAACGGACAACTTGTTCTAATTCGGGGTGATAATGGTTCTGAAGTTCCTGTGGTTGCGAAGGAGTCCGCTCCGGAAATTGCCGGGGTTCTGGTAGTGGCTCAGGGTGCCGGTGATCCCCAGATTAAGGCACGTTTATTTGAGGCTACTCGTGTAGCTCTTGGTGTAGAAGCCCATAAAATAATGGTTATGCCTAAAAAGGAAGGTGAGTAA